A region of Paenibacillus sp. JNUCC-31 DNA encodes the following proteins:
- a CDS encoding tetratricopeptide repeat protein: MKGKLVRAEGHLANVIPIHLDASFFFERAVRSLDRNHVDKALKYFRKAVEYEPENPVNHCNMAGILSEKGDYEASNAVLAHVLDEVDPSMTECYFYMANNYANMDRFEEAEQALVTYLEEDTQGQFMTEAEEMMELLYYELDRPAKLNRIKSRKGVVEHDQARELLEQGKFAQAAELLEDMSLDYPDYLAARNNLALAYYYMGLFSKAKETIAEVLEQEPGNLHALCNLAIFHQNENRADQVLLLIKKLRVIVPFQHEQVYKLATTMGILGQHDTAYIHFRRLLKEEETAADPALAHYAAVAAYNTERYDAAERLWRHVGKLDPGSEVSRYYLSGLEAVRQGEKDPEKLSYHYHLPFDEQFRQWENYGNGIPEEMKNDPLIRSSFFWALRHGDRATKLQVIQALGMIGDYEVQQALQSFIQEPGEDEELVNVARAVLNDLHSEGSTQDDSPALQPLTTLSKRSIQKSASSAERTEMKTSTHWQAVVDRALQMSEAKAELQQEMERLWTDYVSRVHPEVPGTKQIEGLAAGLEYLAAKIQSRPVTYQSIADRYGISAATVSKYARLINRVCNSTPPIQ, encoded by the coding sequence GACAAGGCATTAAAATATTTTCGTAAAGCTGTTGAATATGAACCGGAAAATCCGGTGAATCATTGTAATATGGCGGGTATATTATCAGAGAAGGGGGATTACGAAGCTTCAAATGCCGTTCTTGCACATGTGCTGGATGAGGTAGATCCGTCCATGACGGAATGTTATTTCTACATGGCAAACAATTATGCCAATATGGATCGGTTCGAGGAAGCTGAGCAAGCGCTCGTTACGTATTTGGAGGAGGATACCCAGGGTCAGTTCATGACGGAAGCCGAAGAGATGATGGAGCTCTTGTATTACGAGCTGGATCGGCCAGCTAAGCTGAACCGGATCAAATCACGTAAAGGTGTAGTAGAGCACGATCAGGCGCGGGAATTGCTGGAACAAGGAAAGTTTGCACAGGCTGCTGAGTTGTTGGAAGACATGTCGCTGGATTATCCCGATTATTTGGCTGCTCGCAACAATCTGGCGCTTGCCTACTATTATATGGGTCTGTTTTCCAAAGCAAAAGAGACTATTGCGGAAGTGCTTGAACAGGAACCAGGTAATCTGCATGCACTGTGTAATCTGGCGATCTTTCACCAGAACGAGAATCGGGCTGATCAAGTGCTGCTTCTGATCAAAAAATTGCGTGTCATCGTACCTTTCCAGCACGAACAGGTCTACAAACTGGCTACGACGATGGGTATCCTGGGTCAACATGATACGGCTTATATACATTTTCGGCGCTTATTGAAAGAGGAAGAAACCGCTGCGGATCCGGCGCTCGCGCATTATGCAGCAGTGGCCGCTTATAATACGGAACGTTACGATGCTGCTGAACGTCTGTGGCGTCATGTGGGCAAGCTGGACCCAGGCTCCGAGGTTTCCCGGTACTATCTATCGGGACTTGAGGCTGTACGACAGGGAGAGAAAGATCCCGAGAAGCTAAGTTACCACTATCATCTGCCATTTGACGAGCAATTCAGACAGTGGGAGAACTATGGTAACGGCATACCTGAAGAGATGAAAAACGATCCTCTGATCCGTTCTTCCTTCTTCTGGGCGCTTCGACATGGTGATCGGGCGACTAAACTTCAGGTCATTCAAGCTCTTGGCATGATTGGGGATTATGAGGTGCAGCAGGCGCTGCAATCCTTTATCCAGGAGCCCGGTGAAGATGAAGAACTGGTGAATGTCGCGCGTGCTGTATTAAACGATCTGCATTCAGAAGGTTCTACACAGGATGACTCTCCTGCTCTTCAGCCCCTGACTACTCTGAGCAAACGATCCATTCAGAAGAGCGCGTCATCGGCGGAGCGTACGGAGATGAAAACTTCTACGCATTGGCAGGCGGTGGTGGACCGGGCGTTACAGATGTCTGAAGCCAAGGCCGAATTGCAGCAGGAGATGGAGCGCCTGTGGACGGACTATGTATCTCGTGTACATCCTGAAGTGCCAGGCACCAAACAAATTGAGGGATTGGCAGCAGGTTTGGAGTATTTGGCTGCCAAAATCCAAAGTCGTCCGGTCACCTATCAAAGTATAGCCGACAGGTACGGCATATCCGCTGCAACGGTCAGCAAATATGCTCGTCTGATCAACCGAGTATGCAACAGCACTCCACCAATCCAGTAG
- the trxB gene encoding thioredoxin-disulfide reductase → MSKYRTIVIGTGPAGLTAAIYLARANLNPLVIEGLQPGGQLTTTTEVENFPGFPQGIMGPELMDNMRKQAERFGAEFKNGWVEEVDFSKPPFKIKVGGIGELEAESIIISTGASARYLGIPGEQENVGRGVSTCATCDGFFFRGKKIVVVGGGDSAMEEASFLTRFATDVTLVHRREELRASKIMQDRARSNEKVKWALNRTPLEVVPEALGVKGLKVRNNETGQEELFEADGVFVAIGHTPNTGFLGNHIALDEHGYVVVKPGTTETNIPGVFACGDVQDTKYRQAITAAGSGCMAAMDCEKFLEGSIVHDWSETLDQ, encoded by the coding sequence ATGTCTAAATACAGAACGATTGTGATCGGAACAGGACCTGCGGGTCTGACAGCAGCGATATATCTGGCTCGTGCTAATCTAAACCCACTGGTTATCGAAGGTCTTCAGCCGGGTGGTCAATTGACGACGACAACGGAAGTTGAGAATTTCCCTGGTTTTCCACAGGGCATTATGGGTCCGGAACTGATGGACAATATGCGTAAGCAAGCGGAGCGGTTTGGAGCTGAATTCAAGAATGGTTGGGTGGAAGAAGTGGATTTCAGCAAACCGCCATTCAAGATTAAGGTCGGCGGAATCGGTGAGCTGGAAGCTGAATCGATTATCATCTCGACTGGGGCTTCTGCGCGTTATCTCGGGATTCCGGGAGAACAGGAGAACGTGGGTCGTGGCGTAAGCACATGTGCTACATGTGACGGATTCTTTTTCCGTGGTAAAAAGATCGTCGTGGTCGGCGGTGGAGACTCTGCGATGGAGGAAGCCAGCTTCCTGACCCGTTTTGCAACAGATGTTACTCTGGTTCACCGCCGGGAGGAATTGCGTGCATCGAAAATCATGCAGGATCGGGCTCGCAGCAATGAGAAGGTGAAGTGGGCGTTGAACCGCACACCGCTTGAGGTTGTGCCTGAAGCGCTGGGAGTCAAGGGACTGAAGGTACGAAACAATGAGACCGGACAGGAAGAACTGTTTGAAGCAGATGGCGTATTCGTAGCGATTGGGCATACACCGAACACGGGATTCCTGGGCAATCATATTGCTCTGGATGAACACGGCTATGTTGTCGTCAAACCAGGCACTACCGAGACCAACATTCCGGGTGTATTCGCCTGCGGGGATGTACAGGATACAAAGTACCGTCAGGCCATTACAGCGGCAGGTTCAGGGTGTATGGCAGCAATGGACTGCGAGAAATTCCTTGAGGGCAGTATTGTTCATGACTGGAGCGAAACACTGGATCAGTAA
- a CDS encoding AI-2E family transporter — MIKDWLQNATVRRFLILLLFCLVLFSMGSMLHMILLLFLVTYVMNRLQHFITEKLNRLFPVNYKVVVILLYLIVIAAIVLGISRYSPRIVDQVVQLTNEIMKFLDTADGDNFASKIAGYLQSFDIKNYTNDALKYIFALSKWLEFILLVIILSLFFLLQKKEISKFTSKFKTSKIGWFYNEVAYLGDKFVSSFGKVIEAQLLIAVFNTALTILGLWILGFPYLFALTILVFMLSLVPVAGVIISLIPLCLIGYQLGGLQLSVIVVIMIIIIHALETYFLNPKLMAHKTKLPMFYTFIVLILSQHFLGIWGLIIGIPIFVFLLDILDVNKMEKTEEPVRVETKL; from the coding sequence ATGATAAAAGATTGGTTACAGAATGCAACAGTGCGACGATTTTTGATTCTGCTGTTGTTTTGTTTGGTGCTTTTCAGCATGGGGAGTATGCTGCACATGATTTTGCTGTTATTCCTGGTGACGTATGTCATGAACAGGTTACAGCATTTTATCACGGAGAAGTTGAATCGGTTATTTCCGGTTAACTATAAAGTCGTCGTCATATTGCTATATCTTATCGTTATTGCAGCCATTGTACTGGGGATCTCCAGGTATTCACCACGGATTGTAGATCAGGTCGTTCAGTTGACCAATGAAATAATGAAGTTTCTGGATACTGCAGATGGTGATAACTTTGCCTCCAAAATTGCGGGATATCTTCAATCGTTTGATATTAAAAACTATACCAATGACGCATTGAAATATATTTTTGCGTTAAGTAAATGGCTTGAGTTTATTCTGCTGGTCATTATCCTTAGTCTGTTCTTCTTGTTGCAGAAGAAAGAGATCTCCAAGTTTACATCCAAGTTCAAAACAAGCAAGATCGGCTGGTTCTATAATGAAGTGGCATACCTTGGGGATAAATTTGTATCTTCTTTTGGTAAAGTCATCGAGGCGCAATTGTTGATTGCGGTGTTTAATACAGCTTTGACGATTCTGGGACTATGGATACTCGGATTCCCGTATCTGTTCGCTCTGACCATTCTGGTATTCATGTTGAGTCTGGTACCCGTTGCGGGGGTGATTATCTCACTGATTCCGCTGTGTCTGATCGGCTACCAACTGGGTGGATTGCAGCTCAGTGTGATCGTGGTCATCATGATCATTATCATTCATGCGCTGGAGACGTATTTCCTGAATCCAAAACTGATGGCACACAAAACCAAATTGCCGATGTTCTACACGTTTATCGTACTGATTCTGTCTCAACATTTCCTGGGGATCTGGGGGCTCATCATCGGTATCCCGATCTTTGTTTTCCTGCTGGATATTCTGGACGTCAACAAGATGGAAAAAACGGAGGAACCCGTACGCGTGGAAACGAAACTGTGA
- a CDS encoding ROK family glucokinase produces the protein MSEKIYVGVDLGGTAIKVGICDEHGQLMHTYEGPTEVDKGVDTVIANIEKYVRHIVAESPYSWEQLEGVGAGVAGFTNVREGIIVLAPNIGFRNVAIRSILEERLGKPVKIDNDANVAALGEAWAGAGKGVDNCVCYTLGTGVGGGLILNGKIYQGYSGMAGELGHVSVVPDLEAIQCGCGKMGCVETVSSATGIIRMAKDAVERGDHTSLALVDKIAAKEVFDAAKAGDEVALRIVNRAAFYLGKSMAAVAAVINPEMFIIGGGVSKAGNILFDEVRTVFAALTPEPLQQGVQILEATLGNNAGIVGAAGLLLRS, from the coding sequence ATGTCTGAGAAAATCTACGTTGGGGTCGATCTCGGCGGAACAGCAATCAAGGTCGGTATATGTGATGAACACGGTCAGCTTATGCATACGTATGAAGGACCGACAGAAGTGGATAAGGGCGTTGACACGGTCATTGCCAACATCGAGAAGTATGTCCGTCATATCGTTGCCGAATCGCCTTACAGCTGGGAGCAGCTTGAAGGTGTGGGCGCGGGCGTGGCTGGGTTCACCAATGTACGCGAGGGAATTATCGTTCTTGCCCCTAACATCGGATTTCGGAATGTAGCCATTCGTTCGATTTTGGAAGAACGTCTGGGCAAGCCGGTCAAAATAGATAACGATGCCAACGTGGCTGCGCTCGGTGAAGCCTGGGCAGGTGCCGGCAAGGGCGTGGACAATTGTGTATGCTATACGCTTGGTACAGGCGTTGGTGGTGGATTAATCTTGAACGGCAAGATCTATCAGGGTTATTCCGGGATGGCTGGTGAGCTTGGCCATGTCAGTGTTGTTCCTGATCTTGAAGCGATTCAGTGCGGATGCGGTAAAATGGGATGCGTGGAAACCGTATCTTCGGCAACCGGAATTATTCGTATGGCCAAAGACGCTGTAGAGCGTGGGGACCATACATCGTTGGCGCTCGTCGACAAGATTGCAGCCAAGGAAGTGTTTGATGCAGCCAAGGCAGGCGATGAAGTTGCGTTGCGTATTGTAAACCGTGCCGCATTCTATCTGGGCAAATCGATGGCGGCTGTAGCGGCTGTGATTAACCCGGAGATGTTCATTATTGGCGGTGGGGTATCCAAAGCGGGTAATATTTTGTTTGATGAAGTACGAACTGTTTTTGCAGCACTGACACCAGAGCCATTGCAACAAGGGGTTCAGATTCTTGAGGCAACACTTGGCAACAATGCAGGTATTGTTGGCGCAGCCGGTCTTCTCTTGCGTTCCTAG
- the rapZ gene encoding RNase adapter RapZ: MLEGEVSPGTGATLIIITGMSGAGKTIAVQSLEDLGFFCVDNLPPVLIPKFAELIEQSNGKIGKVALVIDLRGREFFTALSESLNYIKDHFTIHCEILFLDAIDSVLVQRYKESRRRHPLAPEGMPLDGIRLERKMLEELKNSATQVLNTSTMKPAQLKERIISRFSHLESHMLSVNITSFGFKYGIPIDADLVFDVRFLPNPHYIEHLRPNTGQNSDVYEYVMKWPETQAFLTKLLDMLHFLIPQYRKEGKSQVIIGIGCTGGKHRSVAISEYLGKMLGSSETEAVTVSHRDADRDRH, translated from the coding sequence ATGCTTGAAGGTGAAGTTTCACCGGGCACAGGCGCCACGCTCATTATCATTACGGGCATGTCCGGAGCAGGCAAGACGATTGCAGTACAAAGCCTGGAGGATCTTGGTTTCTTCTGTGTGGATAATCTTCCGCCGGTATTGATTCCGAAATTTGCGGAATTGATCGAACAATCGAACGGCAAAATTGGCAAGGTCGCACTTGTCATCGATCTGCGCGGGCGAGAGTTCTTTACGGCTTTGTCCGAGTCACTGAACTATATTAAAGATCATTTTACCATTCATTGCGAAATACTATTCCTGGATGCGATCGACTCAGTTCTTGTCCAGCGCTATAAGGAGAGCAGGCGCAGACATCCATTGGCCCCTGAGGGCATGCCGCTGGATGGCATCAGGCTGGAACGCAAAATGCTGGAGGAGCTCAAAAATTCCGCAACTCAGGTTTTGAATACCAGTACAATGAAGCCTGCTCAACTGAAAGAGCGAATCATATCCCGTTTTTCCCATCTGGAAAGCCATATGCTGTCGGTAAATATTACTTCGTTTGGGTTCAAATACGGCATTCCGATCGATGCGGATCTGGTGTTCGATGTTCGTTTTTTGCCAAATCCGCATTATATTGAGCATTTACGTCCGAATACAGGACAGAATAGTGATGTATACGAATATGTTATGAAATGGCCGGAAACGCAAGCGTTTCTGACCAAGCTGCTGGATATGCTGCATTTTCTGATTCCGCAATACCGGAAGGAAGGCAAAAGCCAGGTTATTATTGGAATCGGCTGTACCGGAGGCAAGCATCGTTCGGTAGCAATATCGGAATATTTGGGCAAAATGTTGGGAAGCAGCGAGACTGAGGCTGTCACCGTGAGCCATCGCGACGCCGACCGGGACCGTCATTGA
- a CDS encoding gluconeogenesis factor YvcK family protein — MKEAGPRRERPRIVVMGGGTGLSVMLRGLKEKPLDITAIVTVADDGGSSGILRNELQMPPPGDIRNVLTALADVEPLLSDMLKYRFNTGAGLAGHSLGNLILAAMTDISGDFVTAVRELSRVFAVRGEVLPAAGQAVVLHAEMEDGSIITGESKIPEAGGRIKRVFLEPDHVEPLPEAVEAIRQADAILIGPGSLYTSILPNLLVPKLAEAVVEADAVKMFICNVMTQPGETDNYTVSDHLKAVHEHVGHQIFDYVIVNNGDIPLQVQNKYAEKGAKPVVLDMNVLKSAGYQVVADTLVLFRTYLRHDADKLSHHIYQLVQNWMLRKR, encoded by the coding sequence ATGAAAGAAGCCGGACCACGAAGAGAACGTCCGAGAATTGTAGTCATGGGCGGCGGAACCGGATTATCCGTGATGCTGCGCGGTTTGAAAGAAAAGCCGCTGGACATCACGGCCATCGTGACAGTTGCGGATGACGGAGGAAGTTCTGGCATCTTGCGTAATGAGCTGCAGATGCCGCCTCCGGGAGACATTCGTAACGTACTCACGGCGTTGGCTGATGTAGAACCGTTGTTGTCGGATATGCTGAAGTATCGCTTCAATACAGGCGCAGGGCTTGCAGGCCACAGCCTCGGTAACTTGATTTTGGCTGCAATGACGGATATATCAGGCGACTTCGTGACCGCTGTGCGGGAACTTAGCCGCGTGTTTGCCGTTCGGGGTGAGGTGCTGCCCGCAGCTGGGCAGGCCGTCGTTCTGCATGCAGAGATGGAGGATGGCTCGATTATTACGGGTGAGTCCAAGATCCCTGAAGCGGGCGGACGGATCAAACGCGTTTTCCTTGAACCGGATCACGTGGAGCCGTTGCCAGAGGCTGTTGAAGCCATTCGTCAGGCAGACGCCATCCTGATTGGACCAGGTAGTCTCTACACGAGCATTCTGCCCAATCTGCTTGTTCCTAAGCTGGCTGAGGCTGTCGTTGAGGCTGACGCAGTGAAGATGTTTATTTGCAATGTGATGACACAGCCGGGAGAGACGGATAATTACACGGTGAGTGACCACCTTAAGGCGGTACATGAGCATGTGGGGCATCAAATTTTCGACTATGTCATTGTAAATAATGGTGATATTCCGCTGCAGGTGCAGAATAAGTATGCGGAAAAAGGAGCTAAACCGGTTGTGCTGGATATGAATGTGCTGAAGAGTGCCGGCTATCAAGTCGTTGCGGATACGTTGGTCTTATTTCGAACCTATCTGCGTCATGATGCCGACAAGCTGAGCCATCACATCTATCAGCTTGTACAAAATTGGATGTTACGGAAGAGGTGA